A single region of the Brachypodium distachyon strain Bd21 chromosome 3, Brachypodium_distachyon_v3.0, whole genome shotgun sequence genome encodes:
- the LOC100839220 gene encoding RING-H2 finger protein ATL80 gives MSAPAASRGMGMNMVTTLMAFSVSAFFVLFVFTRLICARIQLRAAAAEHAAAAAAQASDAAFPAIHVERGGLRGMEPAVVTAFPTVKFGNDFQRPPAQEESQCTVCLEEYEAKDVVRVLPFCGHAFHVACIDAWLKQQSTCPICRASMRATAKHRAGSAVAMPPVYYAIAMARPSTSSSDGSNTLQGEAVSTLAPAAADHVEIVVADEPAPEDHVEIVVADEPVSSGAGAGASCPSRTPAPAAASGNPASTGTTSQGIFVLETEQSSQGNASQTRRIANADTYVVGS, from the exons ATGtctgcgccggcggcgtcgaggggCATGGGCATGAACATGGTGACGACCCTCATGGCCTTCTCGGTCAGCGCCTTCTTCGTGCTCTTCGTCTTCACCAGGCTCATCTGCGCGCGCATCCAGCtgagggctgccgcggcagagcacgccgcggccgctgccgcgcAAGCCAGCGACGCCGCCTTCCCGGCCATTCATGTGGAGCGAGGCGGCCTCCGTGGGATGGAGCCGGCCGTGGTGACCGCCTTCCCCACGGTCAAGTTCGGCAACGACTTCCAGCGGCCGCCCGCGCAGGAGGAGTCGCA GTGCACGGTTTGCCTGGAGGAGTACGAGGCGAAGGACGTGGTGCGCGTGCTCCCCTTCTGCGGCCACGCCTTCCACGTCGCCTGCATCGACGCCTGGCTCAAGCAACAATCCACCTGCCCCATCTGCCGCGCCTCCATGCGGGCCACCGCCAAGCACCGCGCAGGCTCCGCCGTGGCCATGCCGCCCGTCTACTACGCCATCGCCATGGCCCGGCCGTCCACGTCCTCATCAGACGGCAGCAACACACTCCAAGGCGAAGCTGTGTCGACGTTGGCGCCGGCAGCCGCGGATCACGTGGAGATCGTTGTTGCCGAtgagccggcgccggaggatcACGTGGAGATCGTTGTTGCCGATGAGCCGGTCTCCTCcggcgcgggcgccggcgctTCCTGTCCCAGCAGAACCCCTGCTCCCGCTGCTGCTAGTGGGAATCCTGCAAGCACCGGGACGACGTCGCAGGGTATCTTCGTTTTAGAAACGGAGCAGAGCTCGCAAGGTAATGCGTCGCAGACTCGGAGGATTGCCAATGCTGACACGTACGTTGTAGGTTCCTAG
- the LOC100841661 gene encoding uncharacterized protein LOC100841661 produces the protein MQQQEEDMETTGSREQQLQIVCVRSSSTGSSNAAAGEWESSRSSALSLFKEKEEEIERKKVEVRDKVFSMLGRVEQESKRLAFIRQELEVMADPTRREVESIRKRVDKLNRQLKPLGKSCLKKEKEYKMCLEAYDEKSNEKATLVNRLVELVGESERLRMKKLEELSKTIETLY, from the exons atgcagcagcaggaggaagacATGGAGACCACCGGAAGCCGGGAGCAACAGTTGCAGATCGTGTGCGTGAGGAGCTCGTCGACCGGTAGCAGTaatgcggcggcgggggagtgGGAGTCGTCGCGGTCGTCGGCGCTGTCGCTGttcaaggagaaggaggaggagatcgagcgGAAGAAGGTGGAGGTGAGGGACAAGGTCTTCTCCATGCTTGGCAGGGTCGAGCAGGAGTCCAAGCGCCTCGCCTTCATCCGCCAG GAGCTGGAAGTGATGGCTGATCCAACGCGGAGGGAGGTGGAGTCGATACGCAAGCGGGTCGACAAGCTGAACCGGCAGCTCAAGCCTCTGGGCAAGAGCTGCCTCAAGAAG GAGAAGGAGTACAAAATGTGTCTCGAAGCTTACGACGAAAAGAGCAACGAGAAAGCTACCCTTGTCAACAGGCTAGTGGAG CTGGTGGGCGAAAGCGAAAGACTGCGGATGAAAAAGCTTGAGGAGTTGAGCAAGACGATAGAGACACTCTACTAG
- the LOC100841966 gene encoding 1,4-alpha-glucan-branching enzyme 2, chloroplastic/amyloplastic has translation MMASPAFAVVSGAGLGGAPAPPRSGAADRRRRGLQLPLLFGRDKGSCFPHAIRVASSGRRVVMRVGGVSGEVTIPDGKSDGMLSSDGSAQFQSDDLEVPSIDDELSIEGGNEGNIESSETDQGTEESNVEGMNKMAKESAAGEKLRVIPPPGNGEQIYEIDPTLKAYKYHLEYRYSLYRRVRSDIDQHEGGMDAFSRGYENFGFNRSAEGITYREWAPGALSAALVGDFNNWDPNADRMSKNDFGIWEIFLPNNADGSTPIPHGSRVKVRMDTPSGIKDSIPAWIKYSVQAPGDIPYNGIYYDPPEDEKYVFKHPQPKRPKSLRIYETHVGMSSPEPKINTYANFRDEVLPRIKKLGYNAVQIMAIQEHSYYGSFGYHVTNFFAPSSRFGTPEDLKSLIDRAHELGLVVLMDVVHSHASSNTLDGLNGFDGTDTHYFHGGARGHHWMWDSRVFNYGNWEVIRYLLSNARWWLEEYKFDGFRFDGVTSMMYTHHGLQVTFSGDYNEYFGFNTDVDAVVYLMLVNDLIHGLYPEAITIGEDVSGMPTFALPVQVGGVGFDYRLHMAVADKWIELFKRSDESWQMGDIVHTLTNRRWLEKCVTYAESHDQALVGDKTIAFWLMDKDMYDFMALDRPSTPNIDRGIALHKMIRLITMGLGGEGYLNFMGNEFGHPEWIDFPRGPQVLPSGKFIPGNNNSYDKCRRRFDLGDAEFLRYHGMQLFDEAMQHLEEKYGYMTSGHQYISRKHEEDKVIVFEKGELVFVFNFHCSNSYFDYRVGCLKPGKYKVVLDSDAGVFGGFGRIHHTADHFTSDCQHDNRPHSFSVYTPSRTCVVYAPMN, from the exons atGATGGCTTCGCCGGCGTTTGCGGTTGTTTCCGGGGCGGGTCTCGGCGGGGCACCGGCTCCTCCTCgatccggcgccgccgaccggaggaggcgcgggctTCAGCTGCCTCTGCTCTTCGGCCGCGACAAGGGCTCCTGTTTCCCTC ATGCCATCCGCGTCGCAAGTTCCGGGAGGCGCGTCGTCATGCGCGTGGGGGGCGTGTCCGGGGAGGTGACGATCCCTGACGGCAAGAGTGACGGAATGCTGTCTTCTGATGGTTCCGCTCAGTTCCAGTCTGATGATTTGGAG GTACCATCCATCGATGATGAATTAAGCATAGAGGGTGGAAATGAAGGTAATATTGAATCTTCAGAAACAGATCAGGGTACTGAAGAAAGTAATGTCGAAGGCATGAACAAAATGGCCAAAGAATCAGCTGCCGGGGAGAAACTACGTGTTATCCCACCACCAGGAAATGGAGAGCAAATATATGAGATTGACCCAACTCTGAAAGCGTATAAATACCATCTTGAGTATCG ATACAGCCTATATAGGAGAGTACGTTCAGATATTGACCAACACGAAGGAGGCATGGATGCATTTTCCCGCGGTTATGAGAACTTTGGATTTAATCGCAG CGCTGAAGGCATCACTTACCGAGAATGGGCTCCTGGAGCACTT TCTGCTGCGTTAGTAGGCGACTTCAACAATTGGGATCCTAATGCAGACCGTATGAGCAAA aaTGACTTCGGCATTTGGGAGATTTTTCTGCCTAACAATGCAGATGGTTCGACACCAATTCCTCATGGCTCACGTGTAAAG GTGCGAATGGATACTCCATCTGGGATAAAGGATTCAATTCCGGCCTGGATCAAGTATTCTGTGCAGGCCCCAGGAGACATACCATACAATGGGATCTATTATGATCCTCCTGAAGAT GAGAAGTACGTATTCAAGCATCCTCAACCTAAACGACCAAAGTCATTGCGGATATATGAAACACATGTTGGAATGAGTAGCCCG GAACCTAAGATCAACACATATGCAAACTTCAGGGATGAGGTGCTTCCAAGGATAAAAAAACTTGGATACAATGCAGTACAGATAATGGCAATCCAAGAGCACTCATATTATGGAAGCTTTGG GTACCATGTTACCAATTTCTTTGCACCAAGTAGCCGTTTTGGGACCCCAGAAGATTTAAAATCTTTAATTGATAGAGCTCATGAACTTGGTTTGGTTGTCCTCATGGATGTTGTCCACAG TCATGCGTCAAGTAACACCCTGGATGGGTTgaatggttttgatggcactGATACACATTACTTTCATGGTGGTGCACGGGGCCATCATTGGATGTGGGATTCTCGCGTGTTCAATTACGGGAATTGGGAA GTCATAAGATATCTACTTTCCAATGCAAGATGGTGGCTAGAGGAATATAAGTTTGATGGTTTCCGATTCGATGGTGTGACCTCCATGATGTATACTCACCATGGATTACAA GTAACGTTTTCAGGGGACTACAACGAATATTTTGGCTTTAACACCGATGTAGATGCAGTCGTTTACTTGATGCTGGTAAATGATCTAATTCACGGGCTCTATCCTGAGGCCATAACTATTGGTGAAGAT GTTAGTGGAATGCCTACATTTGCCCTTCCTGTTCAAGTTGGTGGGGTTGGTTTTGACTATCGTCTGCATATGGCTGTCGCTGACAAATGGATTGAACTTTTCAA ACGAAGTGATGAATCTTGGCAGATGGGTGACATTGTGCACACACTAACAAATAGGAGGTGGCTAGAAAAGTGTGTTACTTATGCTGAAAGTCATGACCAAGCACTAGTTGGTGACAAGACTATTGCATTCTGGTTGATGGACAAG GATATGTATGATTTCATGGCTCTGGATAGACCTTCAACACCTAACATTGATCGTGGAATAGCATTGCACAAAATGATAAGACTTATCACGATGGGTTTAGGAGGAGAGGGCTATCTTAACTTCATGGGGAATGAGTTCGGACATCCAG AATGGATAGATTTTCCAAGAGGCCCACAAGTACTTCCAAGTGGTAAGTTCATCCCAGGGAACAACAACAGTTATGACAAATGCCGTCGAAGATTTGACCTG GGTGATGCAGAATTTCTTAGGTATCATGGTATGCAACTGTTTGATGAGGCCATGCAGCATCTCGAGGAGAAATATGGA TATATGACATCGGGCCACCAGTACATTTCTCGGAAACACGAGGAGGATAAGGTTATTGTGTTTGAAAAAGGAGAGTTAGTATTTGTGTTCAACTTCCATTGCAGTAACAGCTATTTCGACTACCGTGTGGGTTGTTTAAAGCCTGGGAAGTACAAG GTGGTCTTAGATTCGGACGCTGGAGTCTTTGGTGGGTTTGGTAGGATCCATCACACGGCAGACCATTTTACTTCC GACTGTCAACATGACAACAGGCCCCATTCGTTCTCAGTGTACACTCCCAGCAGAACTTGTGTTGTTTATGCTCCAATGAACTGA
- the LOC100842262 gene encoding neutral/alkaline invertase 3, chloroplastic: MGIAEVALHTMPGTFTGHSPASSLFLRTDAGGRRKRNTNLFYRKFKGTPKFPGLRSVERQCQRIDDLAKVIEAGNGTWDKDVVNKASQVLGDVSVPGQVLGGNINLNGNATKPLPQRQKVSSVEDEAWDLLRDSIVNYCGIPVGTIAANDPNDSNPANYDQVFIRDFIPSGVAFLLKGEYEIVRNFILHTLQLQSWEKTMDCHSPGQGLMPASFKVRTIPLDGDDDATEEVLDPDFGEAAIGRVAPVDSGLWWIILLRAYGKCSGDLSVQERIDVQTGIKMILKLCLTDGFDMFPTLLVTDGSCMIDRRMGIHGHPLEIQALFYSALLSAREMLTPEDGSADLIRALNNRLIALSFHIREYYWVDMQKLNEIYRYKTEEYSYDAVNKFNIYPDQVSPWLVEWIPPKGGYFIGNLQPAHMDFRFFALGNLWSIVSSLATTHQSHAILDLIESKWSDLVAEMPLKICYPALENQEWKIITGSDPKNTPWSYHNGGSWPTLLWQLTVACIKMNRPEIAAKAVEIAERRIATDKWPEYYDTKRARFIGKQSRLYQTWSIAGYLVAKQLLDKPDAARILWNDEDAEILNALSTNRKRGKKVLKKTYIV; the protein is encoded by the exons ATGGGGATTGCGGAGGTGGCTCTCCACACCATGCCGGGGACTTTCACTGGCCACTCCCCGGCATCTAGTTTGTTCCTCAGGACTGACGCAGGGGgtaggaggaagaggaacacCAATTTGTTTTACAGGAAATTTAAAGGCACACCGAAGTTTCCTGGGTTGCGGTCTGTCGAGCGCCAGTGCCAAAGGATTGATGACCTCGCCAAGGTCATCGAAGCGGGGAACGGAACATGGGACAAGGACGTGGTGAACAAGGCCAGCCAGGTTCTTGGTGATGTGAGTGTGCCTGGTCAGGTTTTAGGTGGCAATATAAATCTGAATGGGAATGCCACCAAGCCTCTGCCTCAGAGGCAGAAGGTGTCATCGGTCGAGGACGAGGCTTGGGACCTTTTGCGGGATTCTATCGTTAATTATTGTGGTATTCCAGTTGGGACAATTGCTGCGAACGACCCAAATGATAGTAATCCAGCAAATTACGATCAGGTGTTTATTAGGGACTTCATACCATCTGGCGTTGCTTTTCTATTGAAAGGGGAGTATGAAATTGTGCGCAATTTCATTCTACACACCCTTCAGCTTCAG AGCTGGGAGAAGACAATGGATTGCCATAGCCCAGGTCAAGGCTTGATGCCTGCCAGCTTCAAGGTGCGGACTATTCCActtgatggtgatgatgatgcGACTGAGGAGGTCTTGGATCCTGATTTTGGGGAGGCTGCAATAGGACGTGTAGCACCTGTTGATTCAG GTCTATGGTGGATTATATTGCTTAGGGCATATGGAAAGTGTTCGGGGGATCTGTCAGTTCAAGAGAGAATTGATGTCCAGACTGGCATAAAAATGATTTTGAAGCTTTGTTTAACTGATGGATTTGACATGTTCCCTACGTTACTGGTAACTGATGGTTCATGCATGATTGATCGCCGAATGGGAATCCATGGACATCCACTTGAAATTCAG GCACTGTTCTATTCAGCTCTCTTAAGTGCACGTGAGATGTTGACTCCTGAAGATGGATCCGCCGACTTAATCCGTGCCCTAAATAACCGGCTTATCGCGTTGTCCTTCCATATCAGGGAGTACTATTGGGTCGATATGCAAAAACTGAATGAGATATATCGATATAAAACCGAAGAATATTCTTACGATGCTGTCAACAAGTTCAACATATATCCTGATCAGGTTTCTCCATGGCTTGTTGAGTGGATACCTCCTAAAGGGGGTTACTTTATTGGAAACTTGCAGCCAGCTCACATGGACTTCCGGTTCTTTGCTTTGGGGAATTTATGGTCAATAGTAAGCAGCTTGGCAACAACACATCAATCACATGCCATTTTGGATCTGATTGAATCTAAATGGTCTGATCTAGTGGCAGAGATGCCATTGAAGATATGTTATCCTGCTCTTGAGAATCAGGAATGGAAAATCATTACTGGAAGTGATCCTAAAAACAC GCCTTGGTCGTACCATAACGGAGGATCCTGGCCAACATTATTGTGGCAG CTCACAGTGGCATGTATCAAGATGAACAGACCGGAGATTGCTGCAAAAGCTGTTGAGATAGCTGAGAGACGCATTGCTACAGATAAATGGCCTGAATACTATGACACCAAGCGAGCACGCTTCATAGGGAAACAGTCCCGGCTTTACCAAACCTGGTCTATTGCTGGGTATCTTGTAGCCAAGCAACTGCTGGATAAACCTGATGCTGCTAGAATACTCTGGAATGATGAGGACGCTGAAATTCTTAATGCTCTGAGCACAAACAGGAAACGTGGCAAGAAAGTGTTGAAGAAGACATACATTGTATGA
- the LOC100839528 gene encoding histone deacetylase 19: protein METEGHSLRSASCVDGGKRRVSYYYDPGIANVDYGEGHVMVPRRVAMTHALVSSYGLLPDMKRLRTRPATESDLRAFHGASYVELLRSINPESYRLNLDQAKTRAEERGVGRVKTKENGDNYDNPVIDGLWDYCLSYAGGSLAAARALACGESDVAINWSGGMHHACRAKASGFCYVNDIVLAIQRLLARFRRVLYVDIDVHHGDGVEHRFRREPRVMTVSFHRYDGVFFPTTGEAADVGQGEGLYHALNVPMKAGMDDEGYLNVLFRPIMARVMEVFAPDAVVLQCGADSLSGDAIGGFHLSVKGHAACVAFLRSFNVPLLLLGGGGYTINHVASCWCYETAVAVGKEKEIPDDIPYHGYEHYYKDQGYKLHYAVDKKNGRKDVSGLEKIKQDALKNLSMLRPPPTLLLQEPAGGDINVNDLYDNDYSNPKRRREEDDPMERLHRLCGVEDLKGFFTGIGRRKKLGQL, encoded by the coding sequence ATGGAGACGGAAGGGCACTCTCTGCGGTCGGCGTCGTGCGTGGACGGCGGCAAGAGGCGCGTGAGCTACTACTACGACCCGGGCATCGCCAACGTGGACTACGGCGAGGGCCACGTCATGGTGCCCCGCCGCGTGGCCATGACGCACGCCCTCGTGTCCTCCTACGGCCTGCTCCCGGACATGAAGCGCCTCCGCACCAGGCCCGCCACCGAAAGCGACCTGCGCGCCTTCCACGGCGCCTCCTACGTCGAGCTCCTCCGCTCCATCAACCCGGAATCCTACCGCCTCAACCTCGACCAGGCCAAGACGCGGGCCGAGGAGCGCGGCGTCGGCCGCGTGAAGACCAAGGAGAACGGCGACAACTACGACAACCCCGTCATCGACGGCCTCTGGGACTACTGCCTCAGCTACGCCGGCGGGTCcctggccgcggcgcgcgcgctgGCCTGCGGCGAGTCCGACGTGGCCATCAACTGGTCCGGCGGGATGCACCACGCGTGCCGGGCCAAGGCCAGCGGCTTCTGCTACGTCAACGACATCGTGCTCGCCATCCAGCGGCTCCTCGCCCGCTTCCGCCGCGTGCTCTACGTCGACATCGACGTGCAccacggcgacggcgtcgagCACCGCTTCCGGAGGGAGCCCCGGGTCATGACGGTCTCCTTCCACCGCTACGacggcgtcttcttccccaccaCCGGCGAGGCTGCGGACGTCGGCCAAGGCGAGGGGCTCTACCACGCGCTCAACGTGCCGATGAAGGCCGGCATGGACGACGAGGGCTACCTCAACGTCCTCTTCCGGCCCATCATGGCCCGGGTCATGGAGGTGTTCGCGCCggacgccgtcgtgctgcagTGCGGGGCCGACTCGCTCTCGGGCGACGCGATCGGCGGGTTCCACCTGTCAGTCAAGGGCCACGCCGCCtgcgtcgccttcctccgcaGCTTCAACGTGCCGCTGCTcctgctcggcggcggcggctacacCATCAACCACGTCGCCTCCTGCTGGTGCTACGAGACGGCGGTGGCCGTCGgcaaggagaaggagatcCCCGACGACATACCCTACCACGGTTACGAGCACTACTACAAGGACCAGGGATACAAGCTCCATTATGCAGTGGACAAGAAGAACGGCAGGAAGGATGTCTCTGGCCTGGAGAAGATAAAGCAGGACGCTCTGAAGAACCTCTCCATGCTCAGGCCGCCGCCCACATTGCTGCTCCAGGAGCCCGCCGGTGGGGACATCAACGTGAATGACCTCTACGACAACGACTACAGTAATCccaagagaagaagagaggaagacgaccccATGGAGAGGCTGCACCGGCTCTGCGGCGTCGAGGACCTAAAAGGTTTCTTCACTGGGATCGGCAGGAGAAAGAAACTAGGACAACTATAG
- the LOC100842574 gene encoding SNAP25 homologous protein SNAP33 yields the protein MPVSKPSSSKPAPIDSDSDDDLVPKRPATKYTAPAGAKKQQYKDGFRDAGGLENQSVQELENYAAYKAEETTDTLNGCLRIAENIREDASNTLITLNKQGEQISRTHDKAVEIDQDLAKGESLLNSLGGFFSKPWKPKKTRQIKGPAQVSRDDSFKKKANRMEQRDKLGLSPRGKGNSRTYDDPTNAMDKVQVEKQKQDDALDDLSGVLGQLKGMAVDMGSELDRQNQALDNLQDDVEELNSRMKGANQRARKLVAK from the exons ATGCCTGTGTCCAAGCCTTCTTCGTCGAAACCGGCCCCCATCGACTCTGACTCGGACGACGATCTCGTCCCCAAGAGACCGGCAACCAAATACACTGCCCCCGCGGGCGCCAAGAAACAGCAGTACAAGGATGGGTTccgcgacgccggcgggcTCGAGAACCAGTCGGTGCAGGAGCTGGAGAACTACGCGGCGTACAAGGCCGAGGAGACCACCGACACGCTCAACGGCTGCCTGCGCATCGCCGAGAACATCAGGGAGGACGCCAGCAACACGCTCATCACGCTGAACAAGCAGGGCGAGCAGATCAGCAGGACGCACGACAAGGCCGTTGAAATCGATCAGGACCTCGCAAAG GGCGAGTCGCTTCTGAACAGCCTTGGAGGGTTCTTCTCCAAGCCATGGAAACCCAAGAAAACGAGGCAGATCAAGGGGCCAGCTCAAGTGTCACGAG ACGATTCCTTCAAAAAGAAGGCGAACCGCATGGAGCAGAGGGATAAGTTAGGACTGAGCCCTCGGGGGAAGGGGAATAGCCGCACCTACGACGACCCCACCAACGCCATGGACAAAGTCCAG GTGGAGAAACAAAAGCAGGACGATGCCCTGGACGATCTCAGCGGCGTGCTGGGGCAGCTCAAGGGCATGGCTGTTGACATGGGATCGGAGCTTGACAG GCAAAACCAAGCACTGGATAATCTGCAGGACGACGTGGAGGAACTCAACTCCAGGATGAAGGGAGCCAACCAGCGTGCGCGCAAGCTGGTCGCCAAGTAG